Proteins co-encoded in one Dama dama isolate Ldn47 chromosome 2, ASM3311817v1, whole genome shotgun sequence genomic window:
- the LOC133066573 gene encoding olfactory receptor 8A1-like — translation MAMENHSTVTEFILQGLIDQPELQLPLLCLFLGIYSVTMVGNLGVITLICLNAHLHTPMYYFLSNLSFVDLCYSSVITPKMLVNFVSEKNIISYAGCMSQLYFFLVFVIAECYMLTVMAYDRYVAICRPLFYNIIMSHGVCSLLMVGVYATGFIGSTIETGLMLKQSYFERLINYYFCEILPMMKLTCSSTYHVEMTVFFLAGFNIIVTSLTVLISYAFILSSILHISTTGGRAKAFNTCSSHFAAVGTFYGTTSFTYLKPSMVSSLAQENVASVFYTTVIPMLNPLIYSLRNKEVNAAMQKTLRGKLF, via the coding sequence ATGGCTATGGAAAATCACTCTACAGTGACAGAGTTCATTCTTCAGGGTTTGATAGACCAGCCAGAGCTTCAGCTCCCACTCTTATGCCTCTTCCTTGGGATCTACTCTGTCACCATGGTAGGGAACCTGGGTGTGataacactgatttgtctgaATGCTCACcttcacacccccatgtactattTCCTCAGCAACCTGTCCTTCGTGGATCTCTGCTACTCCTCTGTCATCACCCCTAAGATGCTGGTGAACTTTGTGTCCGAGAAGAACATCATCTCCTATGCAGGGTGCATGTCCCAGCTCTACTTCTTCCTGGTGTTTGTCATTGCTGAGTGTTACATGCTgacagtgatggcctatgaccgctatgttgcCATCTGCAGACCTTTGTTTTACAACATCATCATGTCTCATGGAGTCTGCTCCCTGCTGATGGTTGGGGTTTATGCCACGGGTTTCATTGGCTCAACTATAGAGACTGGCCTCATGTTGAAACAGTCCTATTTTGAGCGCCTCATAAATTATTACTTCTGTGAAATCCTCCCCATGATGAAGCTAACATGCTCTAGCACCTACCATGTTGAGATGACAGTCTTCTTTTTGGCTGGATTCAACATCATAGTCACCAGCTTAACAGTCCTAATTTCCTATGCCTTCATCCTGTCCAGTATCCTTCACATCAGCACCACAGGGGGAAGGGCCAAAGCCTTCAATACATGCAGCTCCCACTTTGCAGCTGTGGGGACGTTTTATGGAACAACTTCCTTCACGTACCTGAAACCCTCCATGGTCAGCTCCCTGGCCCAGGAGAATGTGGCCTCCGTGTTCTACACCACTGTgatccccatgctgaaccccctgATCTACAGCTTGAGGAATAAGGAGGTAAATGCTGCCATGCAGAAAACTCTGAGAGGAAAACTGTTCTAA
- the LOC133068006 gene encoding olfactory receptor 8A1-like: protein MVAENHSTVTDFILGGLTNRPELQLPFFFLFLGIYLVTMVGNLGMITLICLNAQLHTPMYYFLSNLSFVDVCYSSVITPKMLVNFVSEKNIISYAGCMSQLYFFLVFVIAECYMLTVMAYDRYVAICRPLFYNIIMSHQVCSLLVAGVYAIGFIGSTIETGLMLKLSYCDFLISHYFCDILPLMTLSCSSTYDTEMTVFVLAGFDIIVTSLTVLISYAFILSSILHISTTGGRAKAFSTCSSHFAAVGIFYGTTAFMYLKPSTASSLAQENVASVFYTTVIPMLNPLIYSLRNKEVKAAMQKTLREKCSDTNAITLFQF from the coding sequence ATGGTTGCAGAAAATCACtccacagtgacagacttcattcttGGAGGTTTAACAAATCGACCAGAGCTCCAGctccccttcttcttcctcttccttgggATCTACTTGGTCACCATGGTAGGGAACTTGGGCATGATAACCCTGATTTGTCTAAACGCTCAGcttcacacccccatgtactattTCCTCAGCAACCTGTCCTTCGTGGATGTCTGCTACTCCTCTGTCATCACCCCTAAGATGCTGGTGAACTTTGTGTCAGAGAAGAACATCATCTCCTATGCTGGGTGCATGTCCCAGCTCTACTTCTTCCTGGTGTTTGTCATTGCTGAGTGTTACATGCTgacagtgatggcctatgaccgctatgttgcCATCTGCAGACCTTTGTTTTATAACATCATCATGTCTCATCAAGTCTGCTCCCTGCTAGTGGCTGGGGTCTATGCCATAGGATTCATTGGTTCAACCATAGAGACTGGCCTCATGTTGAAACTGTCCTATTGTGATTTCCTTATCAGTCATTACTTCTGTGACATCCTCCCCCTCATGACGCTCTCTTGCTCTAGCACCTATGACACTGAGATGACAGTCTTTGTTCTGGCTGGATTCGACATTATAGTCACCAGCTTAACAGTCCTAATTTCCTATGCCTTCATCCTGTCCAGTATCCTTCACATCAGCACCACAGGGGGAAGGGCCAAAGCCTTCAGCACGTGCAGCTCACACTTTGCAGCCGTGGGGATTTTCTATGGAACAACTGCCTTCATGTACTTGAAACCCTCCACGGCCAGTTCCCTGGCCCAGGAGAACGTGGCCTCCGTGTTCTACACCACAGTgatccccatgctgaaccccctgATCTACAGCTTGAGGAATAAGGAGGTGAAGGCTGCCATGCAGAAAACTCTGAGAGAAAAATGTTCTGATACAAATGCTATTAccctttttcaattttaa